The following coding sequences lie in one Mesorhizobium sp. NZP2298 genomic window:
- a CDS encoding portal protein, with product MTDSRARDILSRQSELESERSQYEAVWEQVAEFCDPDAPDVWNGRRAGGPDSQAERQERRGSRVYANTINSAANRLAAGLESLIIPQSEKWHGLSTAEMNDEETDEEKEWAEALRDFLFSLRYSANSNFVPATQACLRNVVRYGPAYLYAEEGFGNTLIHYASIPVVEGYLSRNRWGQVDIFHRRYERTARQAAQLLGYDKLPARIKVLVDDPVKCEEKISLVQCIQPRDERRMYRLGDQYQYLDTAFASYHVIEDEEEIVRESGFRTFPVSTFNWRRYEGDPYGISPAIEALTTVREENAVRRSGLRALQQITDPATASKARLDYVPVLNPGENYPGLIDDNGRPLIVPITTGQNPTYAFNYAQSRADEIRDMMFVNLFQTLVQNPQMTATEALIRQEEKGALLGPSGSIIQAGFATNLDRELGILVDKGLYDEDSRFVPPESLAGKTVRPTFTGPLDVLRRSAEARDTIQVVTTAMQMAQFDPGVMDNIDSDEAIKIVQSAGRSPQRIFRRKEEVDGMRDARAKAQQAQAGMAAIASAGKAAKDAVPAAVQARDSGLLDGLQGMLQGAGGGQSAGQGTPGGQAPAGGGA from the coding sequence ATGACCGATTCCCGCGCCCGCGATATCCTGTCCCGCCAATCAGAGCTCGAGAGCGAGCGCAGCCAGTATGAGGCCGTGTGGGAGCAGGTGGCGGAGTTCTGCGACCCTGACGCGCCCGATGTCTGGAACGGGCGCCGTGCCGGCGGGCCGGACTCCCAGGCCGAGCGGCAGGAGCGGCGGGGTAGCCGCGTCTACGCCAACACCATCAACTCGGCCGCCAACCGGCTCGCCGCTGGCTTGGAAAGCCTGATCATCCCGCAGTCGGAAAAATGGCATGGGCTGTCGACGGCGGAAATGAACGACGAGGAGACCGACGAGGAGAAGGAATGGGCGGAAGCCTTGCGCGATTTCCTGTTCTCGCTGCGCTACTCCGCCAATTCGAACTTTGTCCCCGCCACGCAAGCCTGCCTGCGCAATGTCGTGCGCTATGGCCCGGCCTATCTCTATGCCGAGGAAGGGTTCGGCAACACGCTGATCCACTATGCCTCGATCCCCGTGGTCGAGGGCTATCTCAGTCGCAACCGCTGGGGCCAGGTCGATATCTTCCATCGCCGTTATGAGCGTACGGCGCGGCAGGCGGCGCAGCTGCTCGGCTACGACAAGCTGCCGGCGCGCATCAAGGTTCTGGTCGACGATCCGGTCAAATGCGAGGAGAAGATCTCGCTGGTCCAGTGCATCCAGCCGCGCGACGAGCGCAGGATGTACCGGCTGGGCGATCAGTACCAGTATCTCGACACGGCGTTTGCCTCCTACCACGTGATCGAGGACGAGGAGGAGATCGTCAGGGAAAGCGGGTTCCGTACCTTCCCGGTGTCGACCTTCAACTGGCGCCGCTATGAAGGCGACCCCTATGGCATCTCGCCCGCCATCGAGGCGCTGACCACGGTGCGGGAGGAAAACGCGGTGCGCCGCTCTGGTCTGCGCGCGCTGCAGCAGATCACCGATCCGGCGACCGCGTCGAAGGCCAGGCTCGACTATGTGCCGGTGCTCAATCCCGGCGAGAATTATCCCGGCCTGATCGACGACAATGGCAGGCCGCTGATCGTGCCCATCACCACCGGGCAGAACCCGACCTATGCCTTCAACTACGCGCAGAGCCGCGCCGACGAGATCCGCGACATGATGTTCGTCAACTTGTTCCAGACGCTGGTGCAGAACCCGCAGATGACGGCGACCGAAGCGCTGATCCGGCAGGAAGAGAAGGGCGCGCTGCTCGGGCCTTCCGGCTCGATCATCCAGGCCGGCTTCGCCACCAATCTCGACCGCGAGCTCGGCATTCTCGTCGACAAGGGGCTCTACGACGAGGACAGCCGCTTCGTGCCGCCGGAAAGCCTGGCCGGCAAGACGGTGCGGCCGACCTTCACCGGCCCGCTCGACGTGCTCAGGCGCTCGGCCGAGGCGCGCGACACCATCCAGGTGGTGACGACGGCCATGCAGATGGCGCAGTTCGATCCCGGCGTCATGGACAATATCGACAGCGACGAGGCGATCAAGATCGTGCAGAGCGCCGGCCGCAGCCCGCAGCGCATTTTTCGGCGCAAGGAAGAGGTCGACGGCATGCGTGATGCGCGCGCCAAGGCGCAACAGGCGCAGGCCGGCATGGCGGCGATCGCCAGCGCCGGCAAGGCCGCCAAGGATGCGGTGCCGGCGGCGGTGCAGGCGCGCGACAGCGGCCTGCTCGACGGCCTGCAAGGCATGCTGCAGGGCGCGGGTGGCGGGCAGAGCGCCGGCCAAGGCACACCGGGCGGCCAGGCGCCGGCGGGTGGCGGCGCATGA
- a CDS encoding methyltransferase domain-containing protein — translation MTTSLAGTLKNRGKQVAKRLLGYDSRNWLRIRQIEAFTLFLEAGNRKASDVIEISPGWNRYWRAMCPNYRAVDFPAFDICRDRTEEQYSIVIADQVLEHVQRPMAAVQNIHAMTRPGGWAMVATPFLFRVHARPHDYNRWTPAGLKQLMVEGGFAEANVKVHGWGNKACARAHIGGPVRAYGLWRDLSNDEEYPLMVWAFAKKA, via the coding sequence ATGACGACAAGCCTTGCTGGCACCCTGAAAAACCGCGGAAAACAGGTGGCCAAACGCCTGCTTGGCTACGATTCCCGCAATTGGCTGCGCATCCGCCAGATCGAGGCGTTCACGCTCTTCCTCGAAGCCGGAAACCGCAAGGCCTCCGACGTCATCGAGATCTCGCCCGGCTGGAACCGCTATTGGCGGGCAATGTGCCCCAACTACCGCGCGGTCGATTTCCCCGCCTTCGACATCTGCAGGGACCGCACCGAGGAACAATATTCCATCGTCATCGCCGACCAGGTGCTTGAACATGTCCAGCGGCCGATGGCGGCGGTGCAAAACATCCACGCCATGACCAGGCCCGGCGGCTGGGCGATGGTGGCCACACCCTTCCTGTTTCGCGTGCATGCCAGGCCGCACGACTACAACAGATGGACGCCCGCCGGCCTGAAGCAGCTGATGGTCGAGGGCGGCTTTGCCGAAGCCAACGTCAAGGTGCATGGCTGGGGCAACAAGGCCTGCGCCCGCGCCCATATTGGCGGCCCCGTGCGCGCTTACGGCCTGTGGCGCGACTTGAGCAATGACGAGGAATACCCGCTGATGGTCTGGGCGTTCGCGAAGAAGGCGTGA
- a CDS encoding Bbp19 family protein: protein MSGKRFARSSQAGGPARARDALTKAYLRVFSGEDGEMVLADLAATVGYYRRPSYGEWMARTRTPEGFELHSALSNARAEVVQHIMGFLTLDETQLAALEKAARAEG, encoded by the coding sequence ATGAGCGGCAAACGCTTCGCCCGCTCAAGCCAGGCCGGCGGCCCGGCCAGGGCGCGGGACGCGCTGACCAAGGCCTATCTGCGCGTGTTCTCCGGTGAGGACGGCGAGATGGTGCTGGCCGACCTCGCGGCGACCGTCGGCTATTACCGCCGGCCGTCCTATGGCGAATGGATGGCGCGAACCCGGACGCCCGAAGGCTTCGAGCTGCACAGCGCGCTCAGCAATGCGCGCGCCGAAGTGGTGCAGCACATTATGGGATTCCTGACCCTGGACGAAACGCAGCTGGCGGCGCTGGAGAAGGCGGCGCGGGCGGAAGGGTAG
- a CDS encoding T6SS immunity protein Tdi1 domain-containing protein, with protein MFPKFQRSFSPDANREPDSVRIDTGVPSLNELLSSFSGVSFNHGLYRIVRSQDLAAWSSRIVAGFPAFAGRITCFGYDWLGRTFAIDTKRTVDGEPGVVMFEPGTGEALQIPANVRTFHETELDEYQDAALASNFYATWRGNGGAEPAYDQCIGYNVPLFLGGKDDSENLELTDLEVYWHITAQLIAKARGLPPGTRLDVKGG; from the coding sequence ATGTTTCCAAAATTTCAGCGCAGTTTTTCTCCGGATGCGAACCGCGAGCCTGATTCTGTAAGAATCGACACCGGCGTGCCAAGCCTGAATGAGCTGCTTTCCAGTTTCAGCGGCGTGTCGTTCAACCACGGGCTTTACCGTATCGTCCGTTCCCAGGACTTGGCCGCATGGAGCAGCAGAATAGTCGCGGGCTTTCCTGCATTTGCCGGGCGCATTACCTGTTTTGGCTACGATTGGTTGGGCAGGACTTTCGCCATTGATACCAAACGAACCGTGGATGGGGAGCCTGGTGTCGTGATGTTCGAGCCCGGGACCGGTGAGGCGCTTCAGATACCAGCCAATGTCCGGACTTTTCATGAAACCGAATTGGATGAGTATCAGGACGCTGCGCTGGCCTCGAATTTTTATGCGACATGGCGCGGGAATGGCGGCGCCGAACCTGCCTATGACCAATGCATCGGTTACAACGTGCCGCTCTTCCTGGGCGGGAAGGACGATAGTGAAAATCTGGAACTGACAGATCTTGAAGTCTATTGGCACATTACGGCTCAGCTCATCGCGAAGGCGAGGGGTCTGCCTCCGGGGACGCGGCTAGACGTCAAAGGCGGGTGA
- a CDS encoding Coat protein, which translates to MADAYTRIADAIVPSVYAQYAFEEHVQSLEIYQAGILFSDPAISSKLSMGGRSVDMPGWKDLGNDPSEPVNDDPADSIEMKKVGSRREVAARNVRAQAWGVPDLTSILAGDDPQKLIVKRQTEYWQRANKLTLLGILKGVVADNIANDGGDLARTTGASIVDTDIIEAAYLMGDRADKFKTIWMHSKQMKALKLADLIDYVPSSEQGGPLIPYYMGLRAVVDDDIPVAAGVYTAFMFKDKAILWNELPVNTEGGPLEFDRKPRQGHGGGVTEMVGRRHFVPHVPGTRFLDASSAGEFATDAELALAANWDRTASSVKNMTFIALKTTEA; encoded by the coding sequence ATGGCAGATGCCTATACCCGTATCGCGGACGCGATCGTTCCGTCCGTCTATGCGCAATATGCGTTCGAGGAACATGTGCAGTCGCTCGAAATCTACCAGGCCGGAATCCTGTTTTCCGACCCGGCGATCTCGTCCAAACTGTCGATGGGCGGCCGCTCCGTCGACATGCCCGGCTGGAAGGATCTCGGCAACGACCCGTCCGAGCCGGTCAATGACGATCCGGCCGATTCCATCGAGATGAAGAAGGTCGGCTCGCGCCGCGAGGTCGCCGCCCGCAATGTCCGCGCCCAGGCGTGGGGCGTGCCGGACCTGACCTCGATCCTGGCCGGCGACGATCCGCAGAAGCTGATCGTCAAGCGGCAGACCGAGTACTGGCAGCGCGCCAACAAGCTGACCTTGCTCGGCATCCTCAAGGGCGTCGTCGCCGACAACATCGCCAATGATGGCGGCGACCTGGCGCGCACGACGGGCGCCTCCATCGTCGACACCGACATCATCGAGGCCGCCTATCTGATGGGCGACCGCGCGGACAAGTTCAAGACGATCTGGATGCACTCCAAGCAGATGAAGGCGCTGAAACTCGCCGACCTGATCGACTATGTGCCGTCATCCGAGCAGGGCGGCCCGCTGATCCCTTACTACATGGGTCTGCGCGCCGTCGTCGATGACGACATTCCGGTGGCGGCGGGCGTTTACACCGCCTTCATGTTCAAGGACAAGGCGATCCTGTGGAACGAGCTGCCGGTCAACACCGAGGGCGGGCCGCTGGAGTTCGACCGCAAGCCGCGCCAGGGCCATGGCGGCGGCGTCACCGAAATGGTCGGCCGCCGGCACTTCGTGCCGCATGTGCCCGGCACCCGCTTCCTCGACGCCTCCTCGGCCGGCGAATTCGCCACCGATGCGGAGCTGGCACTGGCGGCGAACTGGGATCGCACGGCGTCGAGCGTCAAGAACATGACCTTCATCGCGCTGAAGACCACGGAAGCCTGA
- a CDS encoding YMGG-like glycine zipper-containing protein, with the protein MIIKKAILAVLMTAALAGCETQTEGQQRATTGALLGGAGGALVGQAIGGNTKSTVIGAASGALLGAVVGSATTPQRRGEQMCRYQDRYGRIYTAPCDDRYYNGNY; encoded by the coding sequence ATGATCATCAAGAAAGCGATTTTGGCCGTCCTCATGACCGCGGCACTCGCGGGTTGCGAGACGCAGACCGAAGGCCAGCAGCGTGCCACCACGGGCGCCCTGCTCGGCGGCGCCGGCGGCGCTCTCGTCGGCCAGGCGATCGGCGGCAACACCAAGAGCACGGTCATCGGCGCGGCCAGCGGCGCCCTGCTCGGCGCAGTCGTCGGCTCGGCTACCACGCCGCAGCGCCGCGGCGAACAGATGTGCCGCTACCAGGACCGCTACGGCCGCATCTACACCGCGCCCTGCGACGACCGCTACTACAACGGCAATTATTGA
- a CDS encoding cell wall hydrolase — MVHVIPLSIAGRRLDTGNAPQYPQGSPIGGAMQGLGDHLAAVAERYQQMKDQQDAFDAEIARRRFNGQIAQAEDEVTANAPADGAGLHEAMYGQVNPYDGRVAKTGLFDKLFAAALPGMPESQRAAFASQKEAMRRTGSLRMAARQIQRRKDYEKDQLSRVHAAELNNIVRSDPNDYAAFDAARRRGLDLITKMGLDPQSKAQAEAAWFDRSAKTRFETLIARNPRAALNLLGLKNGAGSGSDLPPEAVDEVTTGSVAQADSFGASNGKEDRIRKVDPSERVGQAFQDNLPIDVLLAQLSPESYGDLVRQARSAEAASFISMHAGLNTDTQKAKAALANMEPYSGSRYDDSEFAHFFGAEEGGNRSRNFNWRVDVSPYVADMRVTPTSEVDASVFAAKPVPNRFSPKQDPEMYKQDQARFERDQRRYELNADAAAFVIQQRQVDPAGYARKVTPALDAALKDLSTPESLRTALALSFASQRQLGIAKPQPLPQSDAEGLLKTWADSPDPEQARQQALKGIVDPKWRKSLAKQLDDIEAARAQPTAALDSDRIDDVDSERPAEFAKSIHLSPADIIRLKKTLMTEWFVKDGDDEAKGVIDTILNRLASEHWGHNISDVVNYWAQFSDVNSKNTIPLGRNDIDQLSVDDPRFAKASKMVDEYLLQRASGTPSKVGDNLNYANPKVSDAANLVWINKLDGPRLGQHWHGTTDENQRYRPGKFRINLPKDYYPLAN; from the coding sequence ATGGTCCATGTCATCCCGCTTTCCATTGCCGGGCGCCGGCTCGATACCGGCAACGCGCCGCAATATCCCCAGGGATCGCCGATCGGCGGCGCCATGCAGGGGCTTGGCGATCACCTTGCCGCCGTCGCCGAGCGCTACCAGCAGATGAAGGACCAGCAGGACGCGTTCGACGCCGAGATCGCGCGCCGCCGGTTCAACGGCCAGATCGCGCAGGCCGAAGACGAGGTGACAGCGAACGCGCCGGCCGACGGTGCGGGCCTGCATGAGGCCATGTATGGCCAGGTCAATCCGTACGACGGCCGGGTGGCGAAGACCGGGCTGTTCGACAAGCTGTTTGCCGCCGCCTTGCCCGGCATGCCCGAGAGCCAGCGCGCCGCTTTCGCCAGCCAGAAGGAGGCGATGCGCCGAACCGGCTCGCTTCGCATGGCGGCACGGCAGATTCAGCGGCGCAAGGATTATGAGAAGGACCAGTTATCGCGGGTACACGCCGCCGAGCTCAACAATATAGTGCGGAGCGATCCGAACGACTACGCTGCCTTCGATGCCGCGCGCCGGCGCGGCCTCGATCTCATCACCAAGATGGGCCTTGATCCACAAAGCAAGGCACAAGCCGAAGCCGCTTGGTTCGACCGCTCGGCAAAGACCCGATTTGAAACTCTAATCGCCAGGAATCCGCGAGCAGCCCTCAATCTACTGGGGCTGAAAAATGGCGCAGGCAGCGGAAGCGACCTTCCGCCAGAGGCTGTTGACGAGGTCACAACCGGCTCTGTTGCACAAGCCGACAGCTTTGGCGCGTCAAACGGGAAGGAAGATCGTATTCGCAAGGTCGACCCAAGTGAGCGAGTTGGACAGGCGTTTCAGGACAATCTTCCGATCGACGTGCTGCTTGCACAGCTATCGCCTGAGTCATACGGCGACCTGGTTCGCCAGGCCCGCAGCGCCGAAGCCGCGAGCTTCATATCCATGCATGCCGGCCTCAACACTGACACGCAGAAGGCAAAGGCGGCCCTAGCCAATATGGAGCCCTATTCCGGTTCAAGATATGACGATTCCGAATTCGCCCATTTTTTTGGCGCGGAAGAGGGCGGCAATCGATCCAGGAATTTCAACTGGAGGGTGGATGTCAGCCCATATGTTGCCGATATGCGTGTTACGCCCACCAGTGAAGTAGATGCGTCTGTCTTCGCGGCAAAGCCGGTCCCGAACCGCTTCTCGCCGAAGCAAGACCCCGAAATGTACAAGCAGGACCAGGCGCGCTTTGAACGAGATCAGAGACGCTATGAGCTGAACGCGGATGCTGCCGCATTCGTCATACAGCAAAGGCAAGTCGACCCGGCCGGCTATGCCCGCAAAGTCACGCCCGCTCTCGACGCTGCCCTCAAGGATTTATCGACGCCAGAGAGCCTGCGGACCGCGCTTGCGCTGTCATTCGCCTCCCAGCGTCAGTTGGGTATTGCAAAGCCTCAGCCGTTGCCCCAGTCCGATGCCGAGGGTTTGCTCAAGACCTGGGCCGATTCGCCTGATCCCGAGCAAGCGCGGCAGCAGGCGCTGAAGGGAATAGTGGACCCGAAGTGGCGCAAGTCGTTGGCCAAGCAGTTGGATGATATTGAGGCGGCTCGAGCACAGCCGACTGCTGCGCTTGATAGTGACCGAATTGATGACGTCGATTCCGAACGCCCAGCTGAATTCGCGAAATCCATCCACCTTTCGCCAGCAGACATTATTCGGTTGAAGAAGACGCTGATGACCGAATGGTTCGTCAAGGACGGCGATGACGAGGCCAAAGGTGTCATCGATACGATTCTAAATCGGTTGGCGTCAGAGCATTGGGGGCACAATATCTCAGACGTGGTCAATTACTGGGCACAATTCTCGGACGTTAACAGCAAAAACACTATTCCTCTTGGTCGAAACGACATCGACCAACTATCGGTCGATGATCCTCGCTTTGCCAAGGCGTCAAAAATGGTCGATGAGTATCTGTTACAACGGGCAAGCGGCACGCCGTCCAAGGTTGGCGACAATTTGAACTATGCCAACCCGAAGGTGTCGGATGCGGCGAATCTCGTCTGGATAAATAAGCTTGATGGCCCGAGACTTGGACAGCACTGGCACGGTACGACCGATGAAAATCAGCGATACCGCCCCGGAAAATTCCGTATCAACCTGCCCAAGGATTATTACCCATTGGCGAATTAA